A region from the Onthophagus taurus isolate NC chromosome 8, IU_Otau_3.0, whole genome shotgun sequence genome encodes:
- the LOC111413894 gene encoding uncharacterized protein isoform X1, which yields MEATPHILTLNMATNLDIVLKRLRQPESLSFNTYVRLIQGFYRELLNTFHTIDSVAQILLQSLDEQYIYFINNIPPSHHLFEVNMMYILNIDELERDTIFRIYDHTLRGLSIHRETHNILKFLDKLVQKYIVKQVQHDFLRKLQGLVGPSDKKCLKLVIKIACYIVTKWNCDEEQEELFDKLMIHTKWSKLDYYICSSLYRRFGRNSDAVKIVMEKIFQGFQENHSAYGAFILFKEVIRVSFENYYDIIEDDIVSVLEQDIKQRTLRSSIITYVIPTISDAAREKFIKRIGTFNAFYKLQVIKYYCHKDYLEEIDFDLINEIVSKVALNKKDKTVINLIFDLCCSNPNKDSYVEEEHFRLFMKCIKKQYGRLEPVMRYNIHTFLNLVLLSMVRKNRPLYLEFFLELDKLVRIFPNKYHNPKASYQTRVLMEIHVRALYLLSRTYTKLREKFPFVDCEDLSGNRIPTRQIFERYIQRGWDMIKQVTLSGLGTEYAYDLISYNKANYDEVLISGIKTSLFVSLTVPNLDKLSAIRTYAKTIKKIYLNLYRITDIDNLIRLLIEALHQQYLNIKDSRDYLAHLANPVYTTGEAILVFIDCFITNDGLRYLQGLCSEIIYVTLPLIDTNVDAYSKKCIEQIFVTHLEILKHCVIKQNNLEVDQELMKLFFRICDYIMCQTKYRKATSAAVKVASEVVGSISYLSDDIYDYLISRLNTHLYELEDAALNRCSGNKEMILFTFKSFQLRRNLFPIHFQRMLSASHGYHELHLIAITAIISDAKLKSLTDPFLIDVFRRTLDIMAHPKFSNRNLAAQIMQVLANRIMGTKSELGTRPVSLLHVFERFPELEKICFETLISKNNHSKFGVLIFIGESPHCSSLFGEICDFPRDQIGQLLETPGLKMIANKVYAMTVNINQIYSTILKAIQGLHFVDVTPCSLMFVEYLLTRLMNLNVKDEVIQDVLVRLELLLRSPGVMGTPGATKFLRYPSCNIYKVSLKHSPQNDIAEDLLGLICKCFISENYVALTFACFYTGTIFQRLKEVAKEALLQKLVQLLFEPNGGSYLMICQYYLTIKNIIICYPHINKTFVDVKFNLVSNVFVAEIITFILSRKESITERDLRSLQDLKCYLPILFKQSDTDDEIVSESIVSTLINLSNLFPKVDFKLLDFYFLLIVAIFSISDKSRFKRLFKIIIGKDDEISYQIQRLPKIIKRDLAKEYPNFIKNTSKYISLNLNKFFVDYTPLYNCSEEYINVKIDVFLLKTVLEELKTI from the exons TAACACTGAATATG gCTACAAATCTTGATATTGTACTAAAAAGATTGAGGCAACCAGAAAGCTTGAGCTTCAACACTTATGTTCGATTGATACAAGGATTCTATCGAGAACTTCTTAATACATTTCATACCATTGATAGTGTTGCTCAAATATTGCTACAGTCTCTGGATGAAcaatacatatattttattaataatattccaCCAAGTCATCATTTATTTGAAGTAAATATGATGTATATTTTGAATATAGACGAATTAGAAAGAGATACAATTTTTCGTATATATGACCATACATTGCGAGGATTATCGATTCACCGAGAAACCCATAATATCCTTAAATTTTTGGATAAATTGGTCCAAAAGTACATTGTAAAACAAGTCCAGCATGATTTTCTTCGTAAGCTGCAAGGTCTTGTGGGGCCTTCTGATAAAAAGTGCCTAAAGTTggttattaaaattgcatGTTACATAGTAACTAAATGGAATTGCGATGAGGAAcaagaagaactttttgataaaCTTATGATACACACAAAATGGTCGAAATTAGATTATTACATTTGTAGCAGCTTGTATAGGAGATTTGGCCGAAACAGCGACGCagtaaaaattgttatggaaAAAATATTCCAAGGTTTTCAAGAAAATCACTCCGCTTATGGGGCATTTATATTGTTTAAAGAAGTAATTCGCGTTTCTTTCGAGAATTATTATGATATTATTGAAGACGATATTGTATCAGTTTTAGAACAGGATATCAAGCAGAG AACATTACGTTCGTCTATAATAACATATGTTATTCCAACAATTTCGGATGCGGCTCgagaaaaattcataaaacgAATTGGTACATTTAACGCATTCTACAAATTACaagttattaaatattattgccACAAAGATTATTTAGAAGAAATTGACTTCGATTTAATCAACGAGATCGTCAGTAAAGTAGCGCTtaataagaaagataaaaccgtaataaatttgatttttgatttatgttgTTCAAATCCGAACAAGGATTCTTACGTTGAAGAGGAGCATTTTCGGTTGTTTatgaaatgtattaaaaaacaatatgggAGACTTGAACCAGTTATGAGATATAATAttcatacatttttaaatcttgtGTTATTATCGATGGTTAGAAAAAACCGTCCTCTGTATTTGGAATTTTTTCTTGAATTAGATAAATTGGTGCGAATATTTCCTAATAAGTATCATAACCCGAAAGCTTCATACCAAACACGAGTTTTAATGGAAATTCATGTTAGggctttatatttattgtctCGAACATACACGAAGTTGCGAGAAAAATTTCCTTTTGTGGATTGCGAAGATTTAAGCGGAAATAGAATCCCGACGCGTCAGATTTTTGAAAGATACATTCAAAGGGGTTGGGATATGATCAAGCAAGTTACTTTAAGTGGGCTTGGAACTGAATATGCATACGATTTAATTAGTTACAACAAAGCGAATTATGATGAGGTGTTAATATCTGGGATAAAAACGAGTTTATTCGTTAGTTTAACCGTCCCAAATTTAGACAAATTGAGTGCCATACGGACCTAcgcaaaaacaattaaaaagatttatttaaatctttatagAATCACCGACATTGACAACTTAATTCGACTTTTAATTGAAGCACTCCACCAGCAATACCTCAACATTAAGGATTCTCGAGATTACCTCGCTCATTTAGCAAATCCAGTTTATACAACCGGAGAGGCTATACTTGTTTTCATCGActgttttattacaaacgaTGGTCTTCGGTATCTTCAAGGATTATGCAGCGAAATTATATACGTCACATTGCCTTTGATTGACACAAACGTTGATGCTTATTCTAAGAAATGCattgaacaaatttttgtg actcatttggaaatattaaaacattgcgtaataaaacaaaacaatttggAAGTTGATCAAGAACTGATGAAATTGTTTTTCCGCATTTGCGACTACATTATGTGCCAAACGAAATATCGCAAAGCCACATCTGCTGCTGTAAAAGTCGCGAGTGAAGTCGTCGGATCAATTTCCTATTTGTCGGATGATATCTATGATTACTTAATTTCGCGATTAAATACTCACCTTTACGAACTTGAAGATGCCGCTTTAAACAGATGCTCgggaaataaagaaatgattttgtttacttttaaatcGTTCCAATTAAGAAGGAATTTATTTCCAATTCACTTCCAAAGAATGCTGTCCGCTTCGCATGGTTATCACGAATTACATCTTATTGCGATTACAGCTATTATAAGTGATgctaaattaaaatcgttgaCTGATCCTTTTCTTATTGACGTTTTTAGAAGGACTTTAGACATTATGGCACAtccaaaattttcaaacag GAATCTCGCTGCTCAAATAATGCAAGTATTAGCAAATCGTATAATGGGGACGAAATCTGAATTGGGAACCCGTCCAGTATCTCTTTTGCACGTTTTTGAACGTTTCCCagaacttgaaaaaatttgctttgaaactcttatttccaaaaataatcACAGTAAATTTggagtattaatttttattggtgaATCTCCGCATTGTTCTTCATTATTTGGGGAGATATGCGATTTTCCTCGAGATCAAATCGGGCAATTATTGGAAACGCCTGGTTTAAAAATGATTGCTAATAAAGTATATGCAATGACGGTtaacataaatcaaatttacagCACAATTTTAAAAGCGATTCAAGGGCTGCATTTTGTTGATGTAACTCCATGCTCACTTATGTTTGTAGAATATTTACTTACAAGATTGAtgaatttaaacgtaaaagatGAGGTTATTCAAGATGTGCTTGTTCGTTTAGAGTTGCTTTTAAGATCTCCTGGTGTAATGGGAACTCCAGGGGCTACaaagtttttgagatatccgTCTTGCAATATATACAAGGTATCATTGAAACATTCCCCTCAAAATGATATCGCTGAGGATTTATTAGGTCTGATTTGTAAGTGTTTTATTTCAGAGAATTATGTAGCTCTTACTTTTGCTTGTTTTTATACCGGAACAATTTTTCAGAGGTTAAAGGAAGTTGCCAAAGAGGCGTTGCTTCAAAAATTGGtccaacttttatttgaaccAAACGGCGGCTCTTATCTTATGATTTGCCAGTATTATTtaaccattaaaaatattattatttgttatccccatattaataaaacttttgttgacgttaagtttaatttagttaGTAATGTTTTTGTTGCTGAAATCATTACGTTTATTTTATCGCGTAAGGAGTCTATAACAGAACGCGATTTGCGTTCGTTAcaagatttaaaatgttatcttccaatactttttaaacaatctgATACTGACGACGAAATTGTGTCAGAATCTATTGTGAGCACATTAATTAATCTTTCTAATCTATTTccaaaagttgattttaaattattagatttttattttttattaattgttgcaatattttctatttcgGATAAAAGCAGATTTaaacgtttatttaaaattattattgggaAGGATGATGAAATTTCATACCAAATTCAAAGATTACCAAAGATAATTAAACGTGATTTAGCCAAAGAATAtcctaattttattaaaaacacttcGAAATATATTTCGTTGAATCTCAATAAATTCTTTGTTGACTACACCCCACTTTACAATTGCTCAGAAGAATACATAAACGTTAAAATAGACGTTTTCCTGTTAAAAACGGTATTGGAGGAACTTAAAACAATTTAG
- the LOC111413894 gene encoding uncharacterized protein isoform X2, protein MEATPHILTLNMATNLDIVLKRLRQPESLSFNTYVRLIQGFYRELLNTFHTIDSVAQILLQSLDEQYIYFINNIPPSHHLFEVNMMYILNIDELERDTIFRIYDHTLRGLSIHRETHNILKFLDKLVQKYIVKQVQHDFLRKLQGLVGPSDKKCLKLVIKIACYIVTKWNCDEEQEELFDKLMIHTKWSKLDYYICSSLYRRFGRNSDAVKIVMEKIFQGFQENHSAYGAFILFKEVIRVSFENYYDIIEDDIVSVLEQDIKQRTLRSSIITYVIPTISDAAREKFIKRIGTFNAFYKLQVIKYYCHKDYLEEIDFDLINEIVSKVALNKKDKTVINLIFDLCCSNPNKDSYVEEEHFRLFMKCIKKQYGRLEPVMRYNIHTFLNLVLLSMVRKNRPLYLEFFLELDKLVRIFPNKYHNPKASYQTRVLMEIHVRALYLLSRTYTKLREKFPFVDCEDLSGNRIPTRQIFERYIQRGWDMIKQVTLSGLGTEYAYDLISYNKANYDEVLISGIKTSLFVSLTVPNLDKLSAIRTYAKTIKKIYLNLYRITDIDNLIRLLIEALHQQYLNIKDSRDYLAHLANPVYTTGEAILVFIDCFITNDGLRYLQGLCSEIIYVTLPLIDTNVDAYSKKCIEQIFVTHLEILKHCVIKQNNLEVDQELMKLFFRICDYIMCQTKYRKATSAAVKVASEVVGSISYLSDDIYDYLISRLNTHLYELEDAALNRCSGNKEMILFTFKSFQLRRNLFPIHFQRMLSASHGYHELHLIAITAIISDAKLKSLTDPFLIDVFRRTLDIMAHPKFSNRNLAAQIMQVLANRIMGTKSELGTRPVSLLHVFERFPELEKICFETLISKNNHSKFGVLIFIGESPHCSSLFGEICDFPRDQIGQLLETPGLKMIANKVYAMTVNINQIYSTILKAIQGLHFVDVTPCSLMFVEYLLTRLMNLNVKDEVIQDVLVRLELLLRSPGVMGTPGATKFLRYPSCNIYKVSLKHSPQNDIAEDLLGLI, encoded by the exons TAACACTGAATATG gCTACAAATCTTGATATTGTACTAAAAAGATTGAGGCAACCAGAAAGCTTGAGCTTCAACACTTATGTTCGATTGATACAAGGATTCTATCGAGAACTTCTTAATACATTTCATACCATTGATAGTGTTGCTCAAATATTGCTACAGTCTCTGGATGAAcaatacatatattttattaataatattccaCCAAGTCATCATTTATTTGAAGTAAATATGATGTATATTTTGAATATAGACGAATTAGAAAGAGATACAATTTTTCGTATATATGACCATACATTGCGAGGATTATCGATTCACCGAGAAACCCATAATATCCTTAAATTTTTGGATAAATTGGTCCAAAAGTACATTGTAAAACAAGTCCAGCATGATTTTCTTCGTAAGCTGCAAGGTCTTGTGGGGCCTTCTGATAAAAAGTGCCTAAAGTTggttattaaaattgcatGTTACATAGTAACTAAATGGAATTGCGATGAGGAAcaagaagaactttttgataaaCTTATGATACACACAAAATGGTCGAAATTAGATTATTACATTTGTAGCAGCTTGTATAGGAGATTTGGCCGAAACAGCGACGCagtaaaaattgttatggaaAAAATATTCCAAGGTTTTCAAGAAAATCACTCCGCTTATGGGGCATTTATATTGTTTAAAGAAGTAATTCGCGTTTCTTTCGAGAATTATTATGATATTATTGAAGACGATATTGTATCAGTTTTAGAACAGGATATCAAGCAGAG AACATTACGTTCGTCTATAATAACATATGTTATTCCAACAATTTCGGATGCGGCTCgagaaaaattcataaaacgAATTGGTACATTTAACGCATTCTACAAATTACaagttattaaatattattgccACAAAGATTATTTAGAAGAAATTGACTTCGATTTAATCAACGAGATCGTCAGTAAAGTAGCGCTtaataagaaagataaaaccgtaataaatttgatttttgatttatgttgTTCAAATCCGAACAAGGATTCTTACGTTGAAGAGGAGCATTTTCGGTTGTTTatgaaatgtattaaaaaacaatatgggAGACTTGAACCAGTTATGAGATATAATAttcatacatttttaaatcttgtGTTATTATCGATGGTTAGAAAAAACCGTCCTCTGTATTTGGAATTTTTTCTTGAATTAGATAAATTGGTGCGAATATTTCCTAATAAGTATCATAACCCGAAAGCTTCATACCAAACACGAGTTTTAATGGAAATTCATGTTAGggctttatatttattgtctCGAACATACACGAAGTTGCGAGAAAAATTTCCTTTTGTGGATTGCGAAGATTTAAGCGGAAATAGAATCCCGACGCGTCAGATTTTTGAAAGATACATTCAAAGGGGTTGGGATATGATCAAGCAAGTTACTTTAAGTGGGCTTGGAACTGAATATGCATACGATTTAATTAGTTACAACAAAGCGAATTATGATGAGGTGTTAATATCTGGGATAAAAACGAGTTTATTCGTTAGTTTAACCGTCCCAAATTTAGACAAATTGAGTGCCATACGGACCTAcgcaaaaacaattaaaaagatttatttaaatctttatagAATCACCGACATTGACAACTTAATTCGACTTTTAATTGAAGCACTCCACCAGCAATACCTCAACATTAAGGATTCTCGAGATTACCTCGCTCATTTAGCAAATCCAGTTTATACAACCGGAGAGGCTATACTTGTTTTCATCGActgttttattacaaacgaTGGTCTTCGGTATCTTCAAGGATTATGCAGCGAAATTATATACGTCACATTGCCTTTGATTGACACAAACGTTGATGCTTATTCTAAGAAATGCattgaacaaatttttgtg actcatttggaaatattaaaacattgcgtaataaaacaaaacaatttggAAGTTGATCAAGAACTGATGAAATTGTTTTTCCGCATTTGCGACTACATTATGTGCCAAACGAAATATCGCAAAGCCACATCTGCTGCTGTAAAAGTCGCGAGTGAAGTCGTCGGATCAATTTCCTATTTGTCGGATGATATCTATGATTACTTAATTTCGCGATTAAATACTCACCTTTACGAACTTGAAGATGCCGCTTTAAACAGATGCTCgggaaataaagaaatgattttgtttacttttaaatcGTTCCAATTAAGAAGGAATTTATTTCCAATTCACTTCCAAAGAATGCTGTCCGCTTCGCATGGTTATCACGAATTACATCTTATTGCGATTACAGCTATTATAAGTGATgctaaattaaaatcgttgaCTGATCCTTTTCTTATTGACGTTTTTAGAAGGACTTTAGACATTATGGCACAtccaaaattttcaaacag GAATCTCGCTGCTCAAATAATGCAAGTATTAGCAAATCGTATAATGGGGACGAAATCTGAATTGGGAACCCGTCCAGTATCTCTTTTGCACGTTTTTGAACGTTTCCCagaacttgaaaaaatttgctttgaaactcttatttccaaaaataatcACAGTAAATTTggagtattaatttttattggtgaATCTCCGCATTGTTCTTCATTATTTGGGGAGATATGCGATTTTCCTCGAGATCAAATCGGGCAATTATTGGAAACGCCTGGTTTAAAAATGATTGCTAATAAAGTATATGCAATGACGGTtaacataaatcaaatttacagCACAATTTTAAAAGCGATTCAAGGGCTGCATTTTGTTGATGTAACTCCATGCTCACTTATGTTTGTAGAATATTTACTTACAAGATTGAtgaatttaaacgtaaaagatGAGGTTATTCAAGATGTGCTTGTTCGTTTAGAGTTGCTTTTAAGATCTCCTGGTGTAATGGGAACTCCAGGGGCTACaaagtttttgagatatccgTCTTGCAATATATACAAGGTATCATTGAAACATTCCCCTCAAAATGATATCGCTGAGGATTTATTAGGTCTGATTT AG